gtaaatgtgtgtgtgtgtggcaggttCTTTTTTCTTCTGATTCTTCTGCTGGAATAATGATTTCTCTTTATCATTTTGGAAACTCTAGATTATGgctttccaaaaaaaaaaagacgaaaaagaaaaagaattaAGACCAGGTGTTAAGCAGCCAAATCTTACAATCCCCTTAGACCATAACCCGTTTCCATGAGGTTTTTCCCTACCCTCTACCCCCCACCCCtacccccaacccccctcaAAGGCACACACGGACGGTCACACAAAAGTCGGTCAGTTTTTTATGGCTTATCGCTGATTGCCCAACGGAATACTCGTCGTATGCGAGTGCAAACTGAAACTCAAAAGAACGAAAAGCGAAAACGTGAAGGGGCTAAAGAcgaaagaaggaaaagcaCGTGCTTTACGCACAAAAAGACCTCAAAACTGGCAGCtgtcggagagagagagagaaacagaaacagcttgtagagaggggagggggaggcgcCCCCATTCCAAGTGCAATTTGTTAAAGACCCCCAATTATCACCtctgttggtgttgcttttgctgccgGTGCGAGTTTATCGAAAGCGCAGAAGCACTCAGAATCGATAACGATGAAACGAAAACATAGCGTTTCCACTGTTCCAAAACTGAAGCATAAGCGAGCATCAGAATACAATATGTATTCCTGATGGGAAAGAGGGAAAGGCAACGAACCAATAGAACGAGCACGAGCCCGTAATGTAACGAAGAAGATGAGTGCGCAAGTTGCTGTTCTTCgtagaaagagagagcctAAGCTGCAACGAGAGAGGGCCCTCCAGAAGAAGTGGAGGGCCCAAAGCAAATACCTGAAGTTCTGGCCATCGTGATGATGACTTTGCAGGTGGTTACTCGATTGAAAACAATTCCCTCTGCAATGCCATAAATCCGCTCTGACAGCGAGTATTCTTGCCCAAAGTGAAAAAGCCATAGAATGAGTAATAAAGATTAAAGTTAGTCGAAAAATTGCACTCTTAATCGCTTACTCACGACGACTTATGCTAAATTCCAGCCCAACCGTACGGAATAGGGAGCTATGTATGTGACTCATTCCATTCCCTGGTCTACCGATTTGTCAATCTTCCAagatatctacatatatatatattttatatgtatatgtatgtggaaCCCCACTAATCGGGGATTGCGTGCTGGCAGTATTATCGGTTGACAAGCGAGtaaataattcaaaaaaacaaaaacacaacataCGACACACACGAGTCTGTAATTCCACAGACATTATtcattataaatataaaagacGAGTaagtatatataaatttagttgataacaaaatacataaatataacaGTCCGGCAATcgcatttgccattttttccATTGTCAATGCACTTTCCTCCCTCTGTCACTTTGGActtgacagagagagagagagagagagagagagaaattgcAATCGAAAATTGTCAAATTGCCACCAATCGAACGACTGAACCACCCGATCATTATTTTGCTGCACACAAAAATCGAAAACACAATCATTAACCGCACGCCAGAGATGCCTCAATCACTTGCTCATAACCGATTTGATTCTACTTTATAGATAGAGATTTATGAGGGATAAGGGGTACTTCGGATACGAGTAGTAGTGGGAGGATGTCCCTATATAAGTTTCTATACTGTTCGGGACTCTCAAAATAAGCTGTGTCGGGTGTACGAAATAAGCTGTGTCTGTATGCAAATAGCTTTGTAGGGTGTACTGCATTTGCTGTACGAAATAAGCTTTGTCCAGAGATACTTATACTTGATGTGCCATAAGATTGTTCTATTCGGACTTTAATAGTTATGTTAACCGATTTGCTTCATTTATAACCACTTTATAGATAGAGATTTATTCAAATTGAAGATCTATGAGGGATAGGGGATACTTCCGATAGATGTTTTTGCATGGAAAGGAAAGGTTTTCTTGAGGACACGATTTATGgatctgtgtgtgggttgaTGTCTCTATATATAAGCTTCTATACTGTTCGGGACTCCTAATACCCCCTTCAGATCATTCGGTATATAAATTGGTGCATGCAATAAGCTGTGTCGGGTGTACAAAATAAACTGTAGCTGTACGAAATAAGCTGTGTCTGTATGCAATAAGCTTTGTAGGTGTGTAGGGTGTACTGAATCAGCTGCAGGGagtctctgtggctgtggctgtggctgtgtgtggggACAGATGGCTGCCAGTGCCAGGCTTTCGTTTCTCCCCCATTCCTTGGTCCTTCCATATCCGCTACCGAGGAACAAATCAATCGCAAAAATTACACATTAActtgttaattttatttcacttGGCATTTCGAAATTGCGGCTTTAGCCAGCGCTGGTTGGCCCCCGCCTGATCGGAATCCTCGCTGGTGGCGGCATCGTCGCCTTCAGCGCTCGTCGCCCGATCGTTGGTCATGACAATGAAGAGCTCTTGATCGGTGTGCGGCTGCAGCTGTTCGCGCAGATAATCGACAAACTCTGCCTCGTTGCCGAGGCACATGGGCTGGCGCAGCTTCGAGTCGAGGTTGTAGTAGCTGCCATTGATGCAGCGCAGGGCCAGCCAGTGGCGCATTCTCAGAGCCGGCGGCAGGAGCTGGGTCAGCGGCAGGCGCAGCGGCACGTTCATAATGAAACCCAGAATCTGGCCGAGATCGAGGCACTTGGGATCCCGTCGCCGGTCGAACCACACCGTCTCGcagtggtgctgctgcagggcGTACATGAGGACGTTCACGTCGTAATTGCCCCAACCGAACCACGATCGATGCGGGTTCAGCCACGAGCGGGGCGTCAGAATGTAACAGTATTCGTCCAGCTCCGACTTGGTGTAGGGATCCCTGCCCTGGAACAGATTGTTCAGGGCGTGCAAGGCGCACAATTGCCGGCTCTGGCGCTCATGATAAATTCCACACGAAACGGACATTTTctatttatacaaatttttacttgaattttgatttcgactgtgtggcatgtggcatgtggcaggcagcagacgACCGCATGTGACATTTGACACACATCCGATTGGGAGTGTGTGTATTCCATTGCTACTGTCTCCAGTGTCCAGTGGTTAAACTTTAATAATTCAATTGATTTTCCATTGAGTAACGCAACGCACAAGCACCCCCCCAGACATGCAGGCATACGTACCCCCAGAATCTAACCAATTACAAAGTTATTTCCTATAACTAGAGGAGGGAGCGGGGGCACATTAACTATTCATGGCTCGTCACCGAATTAGGGAGGCGCTTCACAATGGACGAGAATGGAATCAATATCTTGAGTGACGGCATATGCGGGATTCCCACAGGCCCCCTCTTACAGAGGTCATGGGTTAACCCACACTTATTTAAAGGTCTTCTTGCGCGACAcacatattatttattaatcaGGGTACCAGAATAACATctaaaattgatttgttccaaAAAAAGGTCTCAAAGGGAATGCCATTCGCAGGTCCTTGTCCAGACTTGTGCTCTTAAATTAGAAGTATTTTCAGGAAGGCATTGGATGCGACTGATTCCTGCATTTCGGTGTCTTGTTATTGGATTCTCGGCCTCGAAAGCACTCGGGAATGCCCCGCCTGTGGTCCAATTCGAAACGAATTGGAAGGTTACATCAGTGTCTCAAATGTTTCGCAATAATCCCATCATTCCGCTACATGAAAGAAAGGAATGCTAGTGTTCCACTACAAATTACCCATAAACGAACGGATACACATTCGTTTTGGACTCGAATGGAGATGAAATATCTTCTGTGTTCTGTGGCAGAAGTCGGAGGGCATTCGTAGGTCGCCTGTTGCCGGAGTGACGATTGTGGACGGCCTCTCGTGTGCGTTTCAGCATCgcataaattcaaattaattgttATAATTTATATGGCTCTGGCCCTAGTGATTGTCTGGTCTACTCGTAAAAGCAAAGACAACGAACAGCAGACAGAGGAAAGGCAAGAATGAACGAATGAGAATAGCAATTGCGAAAACGTAAAACGTAACTTTGGTTTCCTTCCCCCTacggctgctcctgctgttctTTTCGGCTATGGCTTGTGCTTTGCATACCAAtcgaaatcgaatcgaatcgtaTCGAAAACTACTGTTTAAAATGCCAATCGCAAACGCAAACGCCATCACCAGACCTGGAGATGTGCCAAACCAGTCGGAGGCGGAGCCGGGacgtttcgttttcattaGCAAATTAACTtccgaaaaaccaaaaccgagaTACATATTTCTAGTactggagatggagctggagggGTGCCCCTGGGGGCGCACTGTCGTCTAATTATTTATGCATGTCGTAGAGCCACCCTGCCCGCTGTTGCGCCTTTTTCCCAATGCCTTACACGTGCCAGACGACAGGTGGGAGACGACGGTCCGGCCATACTTATTTCTTGATTCTTTCCAGAATTCCAATTACACAAATATTTCCGCATTGCCAGGAGGCACCCTACTCTCAAAactgccaaaaacaaaagaagttATGGAATTTCCAGCGAATTTCCTTCGCTCAGGGATTCAAAGATTCCCAAgacggggcgaagttttgaaatatttttgtagcagtgacatatcaccgaaatctggatccaaaacatcgttgctctagctcttatagtctttgagcactaggcgctaatagggacggacagacggacagacagacatggctcaatcgactcggctattgatgctgatcaagaatatatatactttatggggtcggaaaagattccttctggacgttacacacatccattttcaccacaaatctaatatactccaatactcattttgagtatcgggtataaaaacgcttAAACGGTTTAAAtaagtttaaaaaaaaccaaaaagtaaccggaaattggaaattttgttgttttttattcagGGAGCTCTCAAAGGCAATATTTCACTTGGGTTTTGGAAATTCTATAGATTGGAGGCTTCGAATCGAATGAATCACAAGAAGATAATGAATATCCACGGGCACGTCCTTGATTCCCACTAAATCTATTCCTTCCATTGATCCCACACTCGACTCGAGACGCCTTCTATCTAGAGCTAGCTCCTACAGCCCCTTAAAAATATATCCCAGCTTTATACACATCAAAACTGCCTCTGCAGCAGTCCCAGCCTTGATAGATCTTTTTGGAGGTAAGGAGGAGGTGCTCCACGcagaatatacaaatatttctcAAGCTCTAAAACACATCGTATTTATTCCAAGATCTAATCCAATTGAAGTCTCCTCCTTTTTGTGGAGCGACACAGATAATACAGGAAATGGAATGGCCCTTATCAATATCCATATACctctatatatatacctatatagTATTACTCACGATAGCTATTTGTATTTCAGCTTTTGGATATCTCCGGTCGGCAAGTCCCTGGGCATACGTAGTTCTAGACCTAAGAAAGCAGCAAATGTTCCTATACTGGAGAATGCCTATGCGAAGTCCACGCGACTGGACAACAAATGGGTAAGATATCATATTGGAAACCCACCTAAATACAAACTAAAAGTGTATTCCTCTTCTTGTCCATATAGCTGGGTCCATTGTCCAAGCAGACGGACATGAGCGAGCGACAGATCGAGCGATGGTGGCGCCTGCGGCGGGCCCAGGACAAGCCGTCGACATTGGTCAAGTTCTGTGAGAACACCTGGCGATGCATCTACTATTTGTATTCGTTTATCTTTGGCGTGATTGTGCTGTGGGACAAGCCCTGGTTCTGGGATGTGAAGAGCTGTTGGTACGGCTATCCCCATCAGGTGGGTTCTAAAATCAAATTTCTCTCTATGAATGTATCGTTAATCCTCCGCTCCTCCTGTTCTTTGCAGTCGATTAGCAATGACATCTGGTGGTACTATATGATATCGATGTCCTTCTATTGGTCGCTCACTGGCACACAGTTCTTTGATGTGAAGCGCAAGGACTTTTGGCAGATGTTTATCCATCATATGgtgacgctgctgctgatgtccCTCTCGTGGGTGTGCAATCTGCATCGCGTCGGTTCTCTGGTGCTGGTCGTGCACGATTGTGCCGACATCTTTCTGGAGGCGGCAAAACTAACAAAATATGCCAATTATCAAAAGCTTTGCGATGCGATCTTTGCCATTTTTACAGTGGTATGGATCGTGACGCGCTTGGGCTTTTTTCCGCGTCTTATCTACAGGTAAACACTGAGAGAAGATCCCACCCGTGTATGGATCGACGTCTTAATCCTCTGTTTGCTTCTCTCTTTGGGCAGCTCTTCTGTGGAGGCACCACAAATCCTGCCCATGTTCCCAGCCTACTATATCTTCAATACACTGCTATTGATGCTGCTGGTCCTGCACGTCATCTGGACATACATGATTCTCAAGATTGTTGTCGACTCTCTGCAGAAGGGTTTGGTAAGTTGGCAACGAAACGAAGACCACGACAAGGATACTCATAATCTTGCTGCTCCAATTGTTTCACAGATGTCCGGTGATATACGTTCCAGTGATAGTGAGGATCTCACAGATAGTTCCGAGAATGTGCGCATGGCCAATGGggggtcgtcgtcgtctcgtTCCAAGAACAAGTCATCAGCGATCGCTGGTGGAGTCAGCCAGCGAAAGTCCCATAATGCCAGCAATCACACGGCGGACACGGAAGAGAAAACGACTAAGTAAATAACGGGAGTCGCGAGAGATCCCGAAACCCCAAGGCACCCCCAGTGAGGAACGAAGgacgaagcagcagcaacaaataaaccagaaaaaaaaaaacaaaaataaaacaaaaacaccacaacaacaacaacaacaacaacacatacacacaacgcatacaaaaaaacaaaaccaaaccagtTCAGAACGTTAtgttaattattatttttatatataacaaaatttcttttttaagatacaaaaaaatacaaaacatggaaaaccaaaacaaatttcaaaataaatgcgaaaaaaaaatacactaaaTTATCATAAACAATGATGAtgacaatgatgatgatgatggatgGGGTCCCAGAGATTTGATTTTGTAACGAAAATTGATGCCCACGAAAACCACTTTACAAATAACTAAGTTTGAACTGAGAGAATCCATGGATGGAAGAGATTCCATGAGAGATTCCATGGGAGAttcctgtttctgttcctATTTTCAAATGGTCTTCCGTTTTCTGTAATTTCAAACAAGACTTTTCTGTGCTTTAAGAAACAATACAATCCAATCCAGTAATTTATAGGAAATATATGAGAGTTTTCCATTCCATACTTTCGAACACTTTTATGCAGTTcttgaaaatcaattttcgaCATGAGAAAATCTTTTTGGACCGGACCGAccactattattattattacaaatTTCCTACGCAATGtttgtcttcttttttttgcttaaccaaaaaaagagaataacataaaatagaaaaaaacatGATAATgtgtaaaattaaattaaatcgaAGTTAggattatttttaaaataaaacaaacgaaaTAAACTGAGAGAAAGTGAGAATATGGAGAAGAGGTAGCAccaacaacacacaaacacacactcacacacacacacaattgagGGATTACACCAAAATTCGTTTGGTGAAAGCagaacaaatacaacaaaaaaaaaactattgtAAATACCGTACTTGTACGTTTCcaatatattaaatacaacttatgcaaaaattaattacaagAATGCCTCCCATGCGACACGTGCTTTTCACAACAAACGAAAGAGAtgcatatacacacacatgcacaacAGTAAACAGTTTCGATTTCGACTGAGTGAGAGTAACGGTGATGCTGCGCTGGGGACGGGGTGTGCCATTTCACTCTAACTCCTGCGACGTAACGTAACGTAATGCTTGCGTGCAACGGTACTTctgcaggggggggggggcaaacTGATGCCATCTCCTTCTGACTCATGGATTTGAATAGCCTCATCGGAGTATCTCTCTAATGGTGTGTTTTTTGCATTCGTTTTTGCATGTCATACCTGGGAAATGGTCAATGGAGACCTGATAGCATTCTGTGAAACCTTGTTATCCCATAAAAAGTTCTAAGAAATCGTGGCGCTCATCGAAAGCAATGCAAATCATAGAAAATGgtttacaaaatttaaattcttATTGAGAACTATCGCAGGGCCTGGACCTGCTTCATAAAAATGTGCCTTCAATGGTTAAAGGTGAAAGGATTCCTGATCTCATGACGAAATGTGGCCTTTTGCTTTGATCAAATCAAAGGAAATGCGTCAACAAACACCTATGATCCCATCGTAATTGTAAGTTCTAGAATGGATCCCTGACCTCAGGCAAAACAATCGTGAGAATCAAATGAAGCCAAAATCTTCTCATGGCTGTAGCTTAGAAACATCCCCCCATTCCCATCTCATCCCCAAtaaataaagtttttttttttcattttcaaattcTAGTCCATGGTCGTATGGGTCCACGTTGGGTTCCGCGTGTGTGTAAAAGCCTAGAAAATGTATTTCGTCTGGTTcatcaaatattttataactACAGGGGCTAAAGGCTACACAGGGATTGGTGGACTAGTACTGATAGCCATCGGGTTGGTAGGGCCGGGCGAAGGGGCCTGGAGCAAAGGCACCGGGTGGGGGGCGCCAATTCGTTGGCGGAGGTCGCGGTGGCGGCGCTGGCATGCCCGGCGGGGCCCACGAGTTTTGCTGCATCATgcgcggcggcggcggaaTGCCCATTGCCGGAGGTAGTGGTGGTTGTCCGCCCGCCATCGGTGGCAGTGGTGGTGGCGGTATTGTGGCTGGGAACGGTGTGGGCTGCGGcaccggcggcggcggtgctATCATGCCCATATTGTTCTGCGAGACGGGGACCACGGGCGGTGGGGGCGCCATCATCGGTGGCGGCATCATTTGGCCCGGCATCATCTGGCCGGTCATCATGTTCTGCACGGGCGCATCGGCGAACAGCTGATGCGGACGATCGGCATGGGCAGAGGGATTCTGGGCGGCAAGCAGACGCTCGGCCGCAGAGCCGTGGCGTTCGCCCTTGTGGTCCTTCTTGAATGCATAAGAGACGGAAATGGGGCGATTGCAGAGATACTGTCCGTTCATGGCGTCCATGGCGGCGTCACTGGCCTCGAAGCTGGCAAAGTTGATGAAGGCGAAACTCTTGGACTTCCCCGTCTCCGGGTCACGCATTATCTTGGGAGTCTGCAGGATCACGCCAAAGGCTGAGAATGTGTCGTAGAGCAGCTTTTCGTCCACTTCCACATCGAGATTGCCAATGAAGATGTTGGCGCCGACATCCAGGTTCTTCTGATGCGCCGACGCCTTGTTCACTCTAATGGGCTTGCCATAAAGCTTAATCATGTTCATGATCTTTATTGCATAGTCGGCATCTTCTTCGCTGAGGAACTCCACGAATCCATAGCCCTGATGCATTTGTGTGACACGATCTTTTGGCATGTGTACGTTTACTGAAATGAGCGTCGATTGGAGCTGCAGGATGACCGATTTAATCACATTTCTGCTCAATGCTTACCTACGGGTCCGGCCTGGACAAACAGCTCCCACAGCAGGGACTCGGACACCTTGTCGTCCAGACCACCGGCGTAAATTGTGGCATCTGCGGATATGAGTGAAAATCTTTGTGAGAAACAGCCCCGATAAGCCGAAATTATCTACGCACCTTGATTACGTTCCGCAATGGGGCCTGCTGCCATTTTAGtactattttatttaataaacacACTATTTAAATGcagatttttttatttggcaAAATTTCAAGCTAGGGATGCAAGCTAAAGCTGGACAAACATCGATGTTAACATGGATGTCATCGATGTTTTTTCTCAAACATCGATATTTTCAGATTTACACTATAAATAGGATGTttacaataataacaatatgTTTGATCTAATGATATATTAGCTAAAAGTATTTGCTTGGAGggtttattttctttttacattttataaaataaaagtgtggaaaatttgaaaaacatcgatgtttcaTCGACGTCGCTACTTTCgatatatttgatatttctTATTCATGAATTTAATTTCAGAAATGGAATATTTGAGATAACACGAATACTTTCCATaaggaaaataaattatattactTTGTATTCGTCTTCGATTTTGTTTGGGAATGTCACCCaatatattgatatttttgccaaaaatatcacgatataaatatatttgattttgaaagatatatcgatatattgatattttgatatatttttgacaACCCTACTTATTTTTATGTAATGTCACTTTGTTGTCGTTTGTTacaagcaagaaaaaaaatcgggctagaaaccaaaaaaccaaagaacCAACAACACTACAATTTGTGCGCTGTGATGTGATAATCAATTGTAAAGAATTATGAATTGTCATCAGATATTGAGCGGTGCCTGCAATGCAGGTGACCGGTGCTTCGCCATTGGCTCCGTGGAAGGCATACCATTTACAGTAAGAGAGAATAGTCCAAGTGTCCCCCCTCTCACCAGTAACCGTTCTATTTATCACGCATCATCTTTCCATTGTACAACAATttcatgcacacacacacacaggcatacaATTGATACACTCGCCCATTTTTGCCCCTAACGCGTTTGACATATTTGCAAATTCCAATTGGAATGAATGCCCGAGACACCGATCGGAGCGGAGCGCCCCTTGGTCGCCACATGAGCATGTCCCGTCCCCCCTTAATGTTTgttatttacatatatgtacatgcctGATGCACACTCAGGCACATATGTACCAGTGCCAATGAAATATTAATGCTGTTTTATTGGTTATATATGTACAGTATACTATATGAATGTATATTTTGCCACACTTGGTGGTCaattaaatcaaatgcaaatgatgaGATAGAGAATATTTTCTGTGTGTAAATTcgataaaaacaacaaattgtgtGCGATTGGctattcgtgtgtgtgttccagtgggtgtgtgtgtgtgtgtgtctgtcccAATGCGCGTAAATTGCTTGagttgacaaaaaaaaaaaacagcagcagcacagagagagaaagagagagcgagagacagggagagtaAAACATCAATATTTTTGCCAAATGTTTGTCGATTGAAATAAAAGTAAACtgcatatttacatacattgCCAGgcaataaattacatttaaagGTCAAGTGCtggcacacaggcacacagaaATGAGCCGAATGCGTAGAAATACATATAAACATATGCGTGCGCGCGCGTGTGTtcgttggtgtgtgtgtgtgtgtgtacccTTCGATTGGTCAGGTGGCCTTTGATGATGCCCTAATTTTGCAGCTTGCAGCGTTACACcacctcccacacacacacacacacacatgcacacacactctgCTCGCCCACGACATAGGGCATTCCCCCTGTTCCAGTTGCATATGCACACTTTCCAGGGAATAACCCTTTGGTATCCCTCTTCATGGCAAAACTAATGCAAAATATGCTACTATCATGAGAGCCATCTCTGGGTATACCTTACCTtaaactccctctctctcccgccTGCATTGGGCACCCTCTCTCCTGTTAAGGAAATCGTCTGACGTGACGTCTTCTCCAATaagcaattgaaaaaataataataaacggCCATAAAAAATATTGGTATGGTCGTGAGCACGCATTTAAAATGTGATTTGGGGTTTTTCTATACCCTTGCAAGAGGTATTTCAAATCTCAGATAAAAGGGCATCATAGATCGGCGATAAATCCATCGCTACGCGAAGTCTATCTGTGTGCCATAGGATCGGTTGACATCTTCCTAGGGTATCACCGAAGTTTTCCGATATGTGATCATTTATCGTTTCTCTTTACGATCACATTTCGATAGGTTCTAAACGCAGATATCGAAGAGCCACCAATGTCTGTGGGTGGGGACGGGTGCCGTCCCGTATAgactctatatatatatatatatagacatGTATATATTGTGTATATATTTGCCCAGACGGAAAACAGAAACATAATTAACTGTGGCGCATTCTAATGATCGGAACATCTGCCGCGTGCTTGTCCCTGGGACCTATTTACACACATATTACGagtattatacatatttattttcttctctgtAATCAGCTTCGCCTCCTCCTCTGATGTTGACATTACTATGCCTCTCTGTCCCACACACTTATTGCCATCATTTtagtttcagttttattttatttataatttgtgtAAGATATTCAAATGATAGTGGCGCCACCTGTATGCCGCAGTATGCCACAAATCCACAGGAAAAGAAGAATAGCAAGGAGAAACGAAAGAATGCATAGAAGACGAGCAGGCGACAGATAATCGATCATAATCGGTAATCGATAGGATCCAAAAAACACTTCACGTTCGACGTCAGATCCGTTCGTCTCgctactacgagtacgagtccTCTCCCAGCGAGTACCATACACGCTGTCCTACTAGCGTGAGAACAGCAATAGAATAGGCAAGGGACATGATTAACGGACAACCAAAATAAGGAGACAAGACAAGAATAAGACACATAAAAGTATAAAACATGTAGCCATTAATCGATAGAGGACATCTTCGAATCTGAGGCGCATCTAGAAATATTCGTAGGGCAACATTTTAATGTACCATTTCTGATGAAGATCCAGAGCAGTGGAACTATAAAATAGCTACAGAATCATCATAAATACGAATCATTCTGATTGaagagagcgcgagagagagagagggtttACTGAAATCATAGAATCAGGAGTTTTGGGGGAAAACTCCGACTTAAGAGCTCTCTTGCCGATTTGTTGGAATTCCGTTTTTTAAACGATAATGAGCATATCAGCGACAGCttggcaaataaatcaaacaccacacacacaaactatTTCTATGGAGTAGCTATAACCAGTTACCAGGTAACCCCCCGGTAACCCTTGTGGTGGCTGGCCTCTTGTCAACCAAAACCCAACCGTATGACGATGATAAGCCCGCCCCTTATGCAGTGGTCGGTTATCACATCCCACACACAATGATATAGAAATTTAAAGATAACGAGCTACTAcgaaatatatgtactatataaccgatcttttgttttcctttcattttccatgtgtgtgttttttcttttttttgcaggCCTACGCCGCCGGCTGCAATGTAGTCATCCTAGCAAGCACCTTCGAGCGTGTCCAGATCATACCGGGCGCTAGTCATGGCTATGTGAAGATATCCGCCCTCGATTGCAGCACCGATACCGGCAAAATAGCGGCTGCCTACGAGAATAAGATATGCATTTTTGAGCCCACGCCGGTGATTGAGTCCAGCAAGCATAATACCCATTTCCTAGACTACAGGTGAGATTCTATAAATTGTAAACTGTAAACTGTAACGAGTGGAAAATGCAAAGCGAATAGATACATTCGCTAC
The sequence above is a segment of the Drosophila pseudoobscura strain MV-25-SWS-2005 chromosome X, UCI_Dpse_MV25, whole genome shotgun sequence genome. Coding sequences within it:
- the schlank gene encoding ceramide synthase 6, whose protein sequence is MDIINKISSTFWSTDIWLPPNTTWADIAPGSRPDVVHANYKDLIWPIPLAAVVMLVRYTLERFWISPVGKSLGIRSSRPKKAANVPILENAYAKSTRLDNKWLGPLSKQTDMSERQIERWWRLRRAQDKPSTLVKFCENTWRCIYYLYSFIFGVIVLWDKPWFWDVKSCWYGYPHQSISNDIWWYYMISMSFYWSLTGTQFFDVKRKDFWQMFIHHMVTLLLMSLSWVCNLHRVGSLVLVVHDCADIFLEAAKLTKYANYQKLCDAIFAIFTVVWIVTRLGFFPRLIYSSSVEAPQILPMFPAYYIFNTLLLMLLVLHVIWTYMILKIVVDSLQKGLMSGDIRSSDSEDLTDSSENVRMANGGSSSSRSKNKSSAIAGGVSQRKSHNASNHTADTEEKTTK
- the Josd gene encoding josephin-like protein; translated protein: MSVSCGIYHERQSRQLCALHALNNLFQGRDPYTKSELDEYCYILTPRSWLNPHRSWFGWGNYDVNVLMYALQQHHCETVWFDRRRDPKCLDLGQILGFIMNVPLRLPLTQLLPPALRMRHWLALRCINGSYYNLDSKLRQPMCLGNEAEFVDYLREQLQPHTDQELFIVMTNDRATSAEGDDAATSEDSDQAGANQRWLKPQFRNAK
- the Spx gene encoding splicing factor 3B subunit 4; protein product: MAAGPIAERNQDATIYAGGLDDKVSESLLWELFVQAGPVVNVHMPKDRVTQMHQGYGFVEFLSEEDADYAIKIMNMIKLYGKPIRVNKASAHQKNLDVGANIFIGNLDVEVDEKLLYDTFSAFGVILQTPKIMRDPETGKSKSFAFINFASFEASDAAMDAMNGQYLCNRPISVSYAFKKDHKGERHGSAAERLLAAQNPSAHADRPHQLFADAPVQNMMTGQMMPGQMMPPPMMAPPPPVVPVSQNNMGMIAPPPPVPQPTPFPATIPPPPLPPMAGGQPPLPPAMGIPPPPRMMQQNSWAPPGMPAPPPRPPPTNWRPPPGAFAPGPFARPYQPDGYQY